In one Lolium rigidum isolate FL_2022 chromosome 3, APGP_CSIRO_Lrig_0.1, whole genome shotgun sequence genomic region, the following are encoded:
- the LOC124695507 gene encoding protein DETOXIFICATION 56-like, translating into MNPSSSPPHPQQLQEQDHDQDRCPTKKSVWAAAVARAVAGEARAQRGIALPLIAMNLTWFAKQAVTTAFLGRLGDLELAAGTLGFSFANATGFAVLTGLCGAMDPICGQAHGAGNVALLRKTLLMAVAMLLAASVPIALLWLHVDAVLLRVFGQQLDIAVVARRYVVCLLPDLAVASVLGPLKAYLSSQEVTLPTLFASAVGLAAHIPLTVWLSRTRGVEGAAAAVWLSDLATAAVLAAYVLFLAKKHDGKAEAPPCGRWWWPEKTSATEWMRLIRLAVPCCLNTCLEWWCYEILVLLTGRLPDARRAVAVIAVTLNFDYLLFAAMLSLSVSASVRVSNSLGSGDASAARRAAVVSIAFSVLAGAVGGALMLASRRQWARLYTRGAEVRDGVAKAMKVMAALEVVNFPLNVCGGIMRGTARPAVGMYAVLGGFYLVALPVGVVLGFRARRGVEGLLAGFIVGAAASLAVLVVVIARMDWKAEADKARVRVAVVTVQDDLGSGKEKAASSGNAGDV; encoded by the coding sequence ATGAATCCATCGTCgtcaccacctcatccgcagcagCTGCAAGAGCAAGATCATGATCAAGATAGATGCCCGACAAAGAAGTCCgtctgggcggcggcggtggcgcgcgcggtggccggcgaggcgcggGCGCAGCGCGGCATCGCACTGCCGCTGATCGCCATGAACCTGACCTGGTTCGCCAAGCAGGCCGTGACCACCGCCTTCCTCGGCCGGCTAGGCGACCTGGAGCTGGCCGCCGGCACGCTCGGCTTCAGCTTCGCCAACGCCACAGGGTTCGCCGTGCTCACGGGCCTCTGCGGCGCCATGGACCCCATCTGCGGCCAGGCGCACGGCGCCGGGAACGTGGCGCTGCTCCGCAAGACGCTGCTCATGGCCGTCGCCATGCTCCTCGCTGCCTCCGTCCCGATCGCGCTCCTCTGGCTCCACGTTGACGCCGTGCTTCTACGCGTCTTCGGCCAGCAGCTGGATATTGCGGTGGTGGCACGGAGGTACGTGGTGTGCCTCCTTCCGgacctcgccgtcgcctccgtcctcGGCCCGCTCAAGGCGTACTTGAGCTCGCAGGAGGTGACGCTCCCCACGCTCTTCGCCTCCGCCGTGGGGCTAGCCGCCCACATACCGCTCACCGTGTGGCTGTCAAGAACCAGGGGCGtcgagggcgccgccgccgccgtctggctcagcgacctcgccaccgccgccgtgctcgCGGCCTACGTCCTCTTCCTCGCGAAGAAGCACGATGGCAAGGCGGAGGCTCCACCGTgcgggcggtggtggtggccagAGAAGACATCGGCGACGGAGTGGATGCGGCTGATCCGTCTGGCCGTGCCGTGCTGCCTGAACACGTGCCTCGAGTGGTGGTGCTACGAGATCCTGGTCCTCCTGACCGGCCGCCTGCCCGACGCCCGGCGCGCGGTGGCGGTGATCGCGGTCACGCTCAACTTCGACTACCTCCTCTTCGCCGCCATGCTCTCCCTCTCCGTCAGCGCCTCCGTGCGCGTCTCCAACTCCCTCGGCTCCGGCGACGCCTCGGCCGCACGCCGCGCAGCCGTGGTCTCCATTGCCTTCTCCGTCCTCGCGGGCGCCGTCGGAGGCGCGCTGATGCTGGCCTCGCGGCGGCAGTGGGCGCGGCTGTACACGCGCGGCGCGGAGGTGCGGGATGGCGTGGCGAAGGCGATGAAGGTGATGGCGGCGCTCGAGGTGGTGAACTTCCCGCTGAACGTGTGCGGCGGCATCATGCGGGGCACGGCGAGGCCGGCCGTGGGCATGTACGCGGTGCTCGGCGGGTTTTACCTGGTGGCGTTGCCTGTGGGCGTGGTGCTGGGGTTCAGGGCCCGGCGAGGGGTCGAGGGGCTATTAGCCGGATTCATCGTCGGCGCGGCGGCGAGTTTGGCGGTGCTGGTCGTGGTGATCGCGCGCATGGACTGGAAGGCCGAGGCGGACAAGGCGCGTGTGCGAGTCGCCGTTGTTACCGTCCAAGATGACCTCGGCTCGGGCAAGGAGAAGGCCGCGTCATCCGGGAATGCCGGCGACGTTTGA